A region from the Lentimonas sp. CC4 genome encodes:
- a CDS encoding NADH-quinone oxidoreductase subunit A — MQIADYYPILIQFTIAASIGAVVLVASHIFGQRGTSVGLKDTPYECGMLAQGSSHARFAVKFYVTAMLFILFDIEVIFLVPWVLVFREFLAANLPILLPIFFFLFVLVLGLFYELKKGAIEWEQ; from the coding sequence ATGCAGATCGCGGACTATTATCCGATTCTTATTCAATTTACCATCGCAGCCAGTATCGGTGCGGTTGTTCTTGTGGCGTCGCACATCTTCGGACAGCGCGGCACTTCGGTTGGACTTAAAGATACTCCGTATGAGTGTGGCATGTTGGCTCAAGGTTCTAGCCACGCGCGTTTCGCCGTGAAGTTCTATGTCACTGCGATGCTGTTCATCCTATTTGATATCGAGGTGATCTTCCTGGTGCCTTGGGTGCTGGTCTTTCGCGAGTTTCTTGCTGCGAACCTGCCGATTCTATTGCCGATTTTCTTCTTCCTCTTTGTTCTAGTCCTTGGACTATTCTACGAGTTGAAGAAGGGCGCGATTGAGTGGGAACAGTAA
- a CDS encoding FGGY family carbohydrate kinase, which translates to MSYALGLDSSTQSCSALIIDVALGTVVAEASVNFGAQLPQYNAPSGFIPDGENGEVHSDPLMWLDALEMLLKELAAQCDLSKVTAISGAGQQHGSVYLNDQWFYEIDSLTTDQALSQQLAKTLARKTSPIWMDGSTGEECREIANAVGGDTVVCAKSGSIAIERFTGPQIRRFYKNDAAAYEQTDRIHLVSSFLCSVLIGGDAPIDTGDGAGMNLVNIDAWDWDTDLLEATAPELLKKLPPVAQGNTVAGTLSSYFTKKYGFATGVPVTIFTGDNPSSLVGMGASQPGKVVISLGTSDTFFAAMPNVVADPTGSGHVFGNPSAGSMSLQCFINGSLAREAVKDKFNYDWDQFSQAFANTPLGNDGNLMVPFFRPEISPRIELEAPILKGSSSFENWVDADAAIRACVEGQFLNMKLRTDWMQLQPEVIYLTGGASKNNAIAQVIADIFDAKVQRLAVSGSVALGAAMRAASNSLGKSISELENTFCQPEADSTIEPQADGTIYANATTAFDALI; encoded by the coding sequence ATGTCCTACGCACTCGGCCTCGATTCCTCCACGCAAAGTTGCTCCGCACTCATCATCGATGTGGCCCTCGGCACCGTCGTCGCAGAAGCATCTGTCAATTTCGGCGCACAACTCCCGCAGTATAACGCCCCTTCTGGATTCATCCCCGACGGCGAGAATGGTGAAGTGCACTCCGATCCACTCATGTGGCTCGATGCCCTCGAAATGCTGCTCAAGGAGCTCGCAGCGCAATGCGACCTTTCCAAAGTCACCGCCATTTCCGGCGCAGGTCAGCAACACGGCTCGGTCTACCTAAACGACCAGTGGTTCTACGAAATCGACTCGCTCACCACCGACCAAGCACTGTCCCAACAACTCGCGAAGACACTTGCCCGCAAGACCTCTCCGATCTGGATGGATGGCTCAACCGGTGAGGAATGCCGCGAAATTGCCAACGCTGTCGGCGGCGATACCGTCGTCTGCGCAAAGTCAGGCTCCATCGCTATCGAGCGCTTCACCGGCCCACAAATCCGACGCTTTTATAAAAACGACGCGGCTGCTTACGAGCAGACAGACCGCATTCACCTCGTTAGCTCATTCCTCTGCAGTGTCTTAATCGGCGGCGACGCTCCCATCGACACAGGCGATGGCGCAGGTATGAACCTCGTCAACATTGACGCCTGGGATTGGGATACCGACTTGCTCGAAGCCACCGCGCCTGAACTGCTCAAAAAGCTACCTCCGGTCGCTCAAGGCAACACGGTCGCTGGCACACTCAGCAGCTACTTTACGAAGAAATACGGCTTTGCCACCGGCGTGCCTGTCACGATTTTCACAGGCGACAACCCAAGCAGCCTTGTCGGCATGGGCGCCAGCCAACCTGGTAAAGTCGTGATATCACTCGGCACCTCCGACACATTCTTTGCAGCGATGCCAAACGTCGTCGCCGACCCCACAGGCAGTGGTCACGTCTTCGGCAACCCAAGTGCCGGTTCGATGTCACTGCAATGCTTCATCAATGGCTCCCTTGCTCGTGAAGCCGTGAAGGATAAATTCAACTACGATTGGGATCAATTCTCGCAAGCCTTTGCCAATACACCGCTCGGCAACGACGGCAATCTCATGGTGCCCTTCTTTCGCCCGGAAATCAGTCCACGCATCGAGCTTGAAGCACCGATCCTCAAAGGCAGCTCTTCATTTGAAAATTGGGTAGATGCCGACGCCGCGATCCGCGCCTGCGTCGAAGGTCAATTCCTCAACATGAAGCTGCGCACCGATTGGATGCAACTACAGCCCGAAGTGATCTACCTCACCGGCGGCGCATCGAAGAACAACGCGATCGCTCAAGTCATCGCCGACATCTTCGATGCCAAGGTGCAACGCCTCGCCGTAAGCGGCTCTGTCGCCCTAGGAGCCGCCATGCGCGCCGCCTCCAACAGTCTTGGTAAAAGCATTTCGGAGCTGGAAAACACTTTCTGCCAACCCGAAGCGGACAGCACCATCGAACCACAAGCCGATGGCACTATCTACGCAAACGCCACGACTGCATTCGATGCATTGATTTAA
- the trpA gene encoding tryptophan synthase subunit alpha: MSRIQQAFATARAENRAAFVGYLCAGDPDLETSVKACRAVIDAGVDVLELGVPFSDPLADGLTNQLAAQRALESGSTSARVLELVKAVREFSEVPIVFYTYYNLVFAKGSEAYAAEAKAAGADGILTLDLPPEEAADHLAACEKHGLGTVFIVAPTTPDSRLEIICKATTGFVYYVSREGVTGEQASMSEGIKARVDVIKQYTDLPVVVGFGISNADHVSTVAQAADGVVVGSAIVNCIAENLGDAAAIENALTAKMNTLLEGNALGKLA, from the coding sequence ATGTCCCGTATCCAACAAGCCTTTGCTACTGCCCGTGCCGAAAATCGCGCCGCCTTTGTCGGCTACCTTTGCGCCGGTGATCCCGATCTTGAAACGTCTGTGAAGGCCTGCCGCGCAGTGATTGATGCGGGCGTCGATGTGTTGGAGCTCGGCGTGCCGTTTTCCGACCCGCTCGCAGATGGCCTGACGAATCAATTGGCAGCGCAACGTGCGCTGGAGAGTGGTAGCACCAGTGCGCGCGTGCTGGAGCTCGTCAAAGCCGTGCGCGAATTCAGCGAAGTGCCGATCGTCTTTTATACCTATTACAACCTCGTGTTCGCAAAGGGGAGTGAGGCCTATGCCGCCGAAGCCAAAGCGGCGGGAGCGGATGGAATTTTGACTTTGGATCTGCCGCCCGAAGAAGCTGCCGATCACCTCGCTGCGTGTGAGAAGCACGGACTTGGCACAGTCTTTATCGTCGCACCAACCACACCAGACTCACGCCTGGAGATTATCTGCAAAGCGACGACTGGCTTTGTTTATTATGTCTCACGCGAAGGTGTGACCGGTGAGCAGGCGTCGATGTCTGAAGGTATTAAGGCCCGCGTTGACGTGATCAAACAATACACCGATCTACCCGTTGTGGTAGGCTTTGGTATTTCAAATGCCGATCACGTCAGCACCGTCGCTCAAGCCGCAGACGGCGTCGTCGTCGGCAGCGCGATTGTGAATTGCATCGCCGAAAATCTAGGCGACGCGGCAGCTATTGAAAATGCGCTTACCGCAAAGATGAACACTTTGCTTGAAGGCAATGCCTTGGGTAAGTTGGCGTAG
- a CDS encoding Pycsar system effector family protein, with translation MNKTELLQEILNRQLNWIAAADSRIGLILPLSTVMLSVLAALSPDADSWTMLSAITSAISAILLFASIICAAIGSFPRTSGPKGSVVYFGGIVTRDNKEYSQAINDLSDEALQEDLANQCHRNAQIAGHKFSWVKRGMIALFASIIPWVFSVYSLYAN, from the coding sequence ATGAATAAAACTGAACTACTCCAAGAAATACTAAACCGTCAGCTAAATTGGATAGCAGCGGCCGACTCCAGAATCGGCCTCATTTTACCTCTTAGCACTGTCATGCTTTCGGTTTTAGCAGCACTATCACCTGATGCTGACAGCTGGACGATGCTCTCTGCTATAACATCTGCTATATCTGCTATATTACTTTTCGCCTCTATAATTTGTGCAGCAATAGGAAGCTTTCCTCGCACTTCTGGACCAAAGGGATCCGTAGTTTACTTTGGAGGCATCGTTACACGAGATAACAAAGAGTATTCGCAGGCAATAAATGACCTTTCAGATGAAGCACTACAAGAAGACCTCGCAAATCAATGCCATCGGAACGCTCAAATTGCAGGGCATAAATTTTCATGGGTAAAAAGAGGGATGATAGCCCTCTTTGCGTCTATAATCCCTTGGGTCTTTTCGGTCTATTCACTATACGCTAACTAA
- a CDS encoding GNAT family N-acetyltransferase, with translation MEISGLFFSCPAGTQFITPSGRFAIYALSRSVQLCWPLGIIELNESSFFHPLALNKNMNDIEIVLADLSSPEHSKDIVLLLSEYAKDEMGGGSELTEFTKTHLIEALRKRPNCYVVLAYSNRRPAGLAINFESFSTFACRPILNVHDFFVAPEFRGIGLAKALLAKVEELARKLECCKLTLEVLEGNKRAKSVYQKFGFDGYELDPRMGRAMFYEKKLS, from the coding sequence GTGGAAATAAGCGGTTTGTTCTTCTCTTGCCCAGCGGGCACCCAGTTCATCACCCCTTCGGGGCGGTTCGCCATCTACGCGCTTTCGCGCTCCGTCCAGCTCTGCTGGCCTCTGGGAATAATTGAATTGAACGAATCCTCATTCTTCCATCCTCTGGCGTTAAACAAAAATATGAACGACATTGAAATTGTTTTAGCTGATTTATCATCACCAGAGCATTCTAAGGATATCGTGCTGCTGCTAAGCGAGTATGCGAAGGATGAAATGGGCGGCGGGTCTGAACTCACTGAGTTCACGAAGACCCATTTAATTGAGGCACTCCGAAAGCGTCCCAATTGTTATGTCGTGTTGGCCTATTCGAATAGAAGGCCTGCTGGTCTAGCTATTAATTTTGAAAGTTTTTCGACCTTTGCATGCCGCCCAATACTCAATGTTCACGACTTTTTTGTAGCACCGGAGTTTAGGGGGATAGGACTGGCAAAAGCCTTGCTAGCCAAGGTTGAAGAACTCGCCAGAAAGCTTGAATGTTGCAAGCTGACTCTAGAAGTGCTGGAAGGGAACAAACGTGCGAAAAGCGTCTATCAAAAATTCGGGTTTGATGGCTACGAACTAGATCCAAGGATGGGGCGAGCGATGTTTTACGAGAAAAAGCTAAGCTGA
- a CDS encoding adenylate/guanylate cyclase domain-containing protein codes for MALLDDITSDVSNTISTQWNQRKGNKVPSTEDIALSGGAVELDATYLYTDLAKSSQIAKTFDRRIAAKIFKSFHTTCCRIIRAHNGTVLSFDGDRIMAVFHGNSKNTNAAKAALKINYVVTYIIRPKFEAKYDSVKNADFRISHGTGIDTGTVLIVRAGARGTNDLVSIGRGPNLAAKLSDIRESGEYRTYITASVYNMLHESARLGGDPKQDMWENRSWTFLAEKVSIYRSTFWWKP; via the coding sequence ATGGCTTTGCTTGACGACATCACTTCTGACGTTTCCAACACCATCTCAACTCAGTGGAACCAGAGAAAGGGCAATAAAGTCCCTTCGACAGAAGATATCGCGTTGTCTGGTGGTGCGGTAGAATTAGATGCAACGTATTTATACACAGACTTGGCTAAGTCATCTCAAATTGCGAAGACCTTTGATCGAAGGATTGCAGCGAAAATATTCAAATCTTTCCATACTACATGTTGCCGTATAATCAGAGCTCATAATGGAACAGTCCTGAGTTTTGACGGTGACCGAATCATGGCAGTGTTTCATGGTAACTCGAAGAATACAAATGCTGCTAAAGCAGCATTAAAAATCAACTACGTCGTCACGTATATCATACGTCCAAAATTCGAGGCTAAATATGATAGTGTCAAAAATGCTGATTTCAGAATATCACATGGAACAGGTATAGACACAGGAACGGTTCTGATTGTTCGAGCAGGTGCTAGAGGAACGAATGATTTAGTGTCAATAGGTCGAGGTCCTAACTTAGCAGCAAAGCTGAGCGACATTCGTGAATCAGGAGAATACCGGACATACATTACCGCTTCTGTTTATAATATGCTTCACGAAAGTGCGAGACTTGGGGGCGATCCGAAGCAAGATATGTGGGAAAATAGATCTTGGACATTTTTGGCTGAAAAAGTTTCTATATATCGATCAACCTTTTGGTGGAAGCCATGA
- a CDS encoding PTS sugar transporter subunit IIA, with product MRIDRYIAQTRVIDLESTDFKGALSELLDVCDISKEKGLTKKRLLSDLLDREKQMTTYLGSGVCLPHARVPMKRNYMIAVGRCPAGLVYDGQSEYQEIRYVFLLLASEKARNYLYGLASLARVFQDKTHMERLASAESLPDFRRELKTVFGGDGAKPKRSHDRFNNLILKEAAKIAKGANCTSVLVFGDTFGGGAEVGAVFKDFKTVLIAHGTSDLVNEHNGIDEVLPIRSFSNHRFSQLRSAVLIGLTRGIFASNERLCCVGGLPKSNQFDSITVVDVEREFETMLIQKSNMLPTGVKPEVVERVLAIATELAVEGREGHPVGCLFVLGNAEKISEYTKPLILNPFYGYKDEDRNILNPFMDETVKELSSIDGAFIIRGDGVLISAGSLIHAPDYTHNLPSGLGSRHAAAASITQVEDCLCVVVSGSTGQVTLFRRGEMLPLIEKALVRNS from the coding sequence ATGCGCATTGACCGCTACATCGCTCAAACCCGTGTGATCGATCTCGAGAGCACCGACTTCAAGGGTGCTCTGTCGGAGCTATTAGATGTTTGCGATATCTCAAAAGAAAAAGGCCTGACGAAGAAACGCTTGCTGAGTGACCTGTTAGATCGGGAGAAGCAAATGACGACCTACCTCGGCAGTGGTGTTTGCCTGCCGCACGCACGTGTGCCGATGAAGCGCAATTACATGATCGCAGTGGGGCGTTGCCCGGCGGGTCTGGTCTATGATGGGCAGTCAGAGTATCAAGAGATTCGCTACGTATTTTTGTTACTGGCATCCGAAAAAGCCCGCAATTATCTCTATGGCCTAGCATCGCTGGCGCGTGTCTTTCAGGACAAAACCCACATGGAGCGACTTGCTTCCGCGGAATCGTTACCGGACTTTCGCCGCGAGTTGAAAACGGTCTTCGGGGGCGATGGTGCCAAGCCAAAGCGTAGCCATGATCGATTTAACAACCTAATCCTGAAGGAAGCCGCGAAAATTGCGAAAGGTGCGAATTGCACGTCCGTGCTTGTGTTTGGCGATACCTTTGGTGGCGGTGCCGAGGTGGGTGCAGTGTTTAAGGATTTCAAGACCGTGCTGATCGCGCATGGCACTTCAGACTTAGTGAACGAGCACAACGGCATCGATGAGGTGCTGCCGATTCGTTCGTTTAGTAATCACCGCTTTTCCCAATTGCGCAGTGCGGTATTGATCGGTCTCACGCGTGGGATTTTTGCGAGTAATGAGCGCCTTTGCTGTGTCGGTGGACTGCCGAAAAGCAATCAATTTGATAGTATCACGGTGGTCGATGTGGAGCGTGAATTCGAAACCATGTTGATCCAGAAATCCAATATGCTACCCACTGGTGTGAAGCCAGAAGTGGTCGAGCGTGTCTTGGCAATTGCCACGGAGCTCGCTGTCGAAGGGCGCGAAGGGCACCCTGTCGGTTGTTTGTTCGTGCTTGGAAATGCCGAGAAAATTTCTGAATACACCAAGCCACTCATTTTGAATCCTTTTTACGGATACAAGGATGAGGATCGTAATATTTTGAATCCATTCATGGATGAAACCGTCAAAGAGCTCTCCTCGATTGATGGAGCCTTTATCATTCGTGGCGATGGCGTGTTAATTTCGGCAGGATCACTGATCCATGCGCCCGACTATACACACAACTTGCCGAGCGGACTCGGCAGTCGCCATGCCGCGGCCGCTTCGATCACACAGGTAGAAGATTGCCTCTGCGTTGTGGTTTCCGGGAGCACAGGGCAGGTCACACTCTTCCGGCGCGGCGAGATGCTGCCTCTGATCGAAAAAGCACTGGTGCGGAATAGTTAA
- the mgtE gene encoding magnesium transporter produces the protein MDNSTLNVNFDDLLDRLAQAIEQSDATAVVETLKQAEVDDTAKLVDRLDADLRKALFNLLSPEQAADVLENVYYFQGADIIEEMEPDAAAQIITNLDSDDRADLLNELDDDDSEAILDELEHGVAAETRQFMAYEDGTAGALMYSEFVSFKASMTVASILQDIQSKREKYIEYGVQYAYVLGVGDALLGVLPVRNLLFAKPDQTAGDIMIPKPITVDVNTPVPELERLFEQYNFLGLPVVDGQNHLLGIVDRDASTESLQETATEDLLKLQGLMGKEELRSMPLGVRSRRRLSWLSINIVLNLISASVIAYYQDTLEAVIALAVFIPIISDMSGCSGNQAVAVSMRELSLDLISPKEFGRVFIKESSLGLINGASLGLLIGFLAWLWKGNLVLSFVIAAALALNTIIAVCVGGLVPLLLKAMKQDPALASGPILTTITDMCGFLLILGLATLCLPYLI, from the coding sequence ATGGACAACTCGACCCTTAACGTAAACTTTGACGACCTGCTCGACCGTCTTGCGCAAGCAATCGAGCAGTCTGATGCCACTGCAGTGGTGGAGACGCTGAAGCAAGCCGAAGTCGACGATACCGCCAAGCTTGTTGACCGACTGGATGCTGATCTGCGTAAAGCACTCTTCAACCTGCTCAGCCCCGAGCAAGCAGCCGACGTGCTCGAAAATGTCTATTACTTCCAAGGTGCTGACATCATTGAAGAAATGGAGCCCGATGCGGCCGCGCAAATCATCACTAATCTTGATAGTGACGACCGCGCCGATCTGCTCAACGAACTTGATGATGACGATTCAGAGGCGATTTTGGATGAGCTGGAGCATGGCGTTGCTGCCGAAACGCGGCAATTCATGGCTTATGAAGATGGCACCGCGGGCGCGCTCATGTATAGCGAGTTCGTGTCCTTCAAGGCCAGCATGACGGTTGCGTCAATTCTTCAGGATATTCAGTCCAAGCGGGAGAAATACATCGAGTATGGTGTGCAATATGCCTACGTGCTCGGCGTGGGCGATGCGCTGCTCGGCGTTCTGCCGGTTCGTAATCTCTTATTTGCCAAGCCCGACCAAACGGCCGGCGACATCATGATTCCCAAGCCGATCACGGTCGATGTGAACACACCCGTGCCGGAGTTGGAGCGTTTATTCGAGCAATACAACTTCCTCGGGCTTCCTGTCGTCGATGGCCAGAATCACCTGCTCGGCATCGTCGACCGGGATGCATCCACCGAATCACTGCAAGAAACCGCGACAGAGGACCTGCTCAAACTGCAAGGTCTGATGGGCAAGGAGGAGCTGCGCTCCATGCCTTTAGGCGTCCGAAGCCGGCGACGTCTCTCCTGGTTGAGTATCAATATTGTGCTCAATCTCATTTCCGCCAGTGTGATCGCTTATTATCAGGATACACTCGAAGCCGTCATCGCGCTTGCTGTCTTCATCCCGATCATTTCCGACATGTCGGGCTGCTCTGGCAATCAAGCAGTCGCTGTGTCCATGCGCGAACTCTCGCTCGACCTCATCAGCCCGAAGGAGTTCGGCCGTGTTTTCATCAAAGAGTCGAGCCTCGGGCTCATCAACGGTGCGAGCCTCGGACTGTTGATTGGTTTTTTGGCGTGGTTGTGGAAGGGCAATCTCGTTCTCAGCTTCGTGATCGCTGCTGCACTCGCGCTCAATACGATCATCGCCGTCTGCGTCGGCGGACTCGTTCCGCTATTGCTCAAAGCCATGAAACAAGACCCTGCACTCGCCTCTGGTCCTATTTTGACGACGATCACAGACATGTGTGGCTTTCTCCTCATTCTAGGATTAGCCACGCTTTGCCTGCCTTATTTAATTTAA